TTGATGAACACCGAGCCCGCTTCGATGCCGACGAAATGTGCGCCGAGCAACAGGGTGGGCGGCATGTCAGGATCCAGCAGATCGATCTCGCTATCCACCTGCACGAGTTTCTCCAGCTTGCTGGCAGAGCCGAACCACTGCACGCTGCGCTCAACGTAGCTGCGGATCGCGTGGCGGAAATGCTTCTGCGCGATCTCTTCGCGGTGCTGGGCGCTCCACTCCGGGAAACACAAGCTCAGATTGATGTGGACGATGCGCTTGCGGTTGCTGGGGATCTGATAGAGCAGCCAGCCCAGCCCGTCGCCTAGTCGCGCAACGAAACCGTATGGCAACAATGCCAGAAATTTCAGCAGTCCAATGGCCAGATGGGCGCCAAGGCGACTCAGCATGCCGCCCCTCCGTTTAGGGCGTCGAGCGACGCTTTGCTCAAGAAATCTGAGGACGGGTCGAAATACAGCACGGGTGATCACTCTGTGACAATCAAAAGAAGTCGCTATAATAAGGGCTTCGCCGAGTTAATAGACAACTTGCGGGGCGAAGCTGGCGGGTGCGATCCATTGGAAAGCCCCAGCCATCAAGGTAATCCGCTAAAGCGTCGCCGCTTCAAGGCTCCCGAAGCTGGCTACGTGAAACTCAACCGTAACCACTCAACAGGAGTCTGCAACGTGGCAAACGATTATCTCTTCACTTCCGAATCCGTGTCCGAAGGCCATCCCGACAAAGTCGCGGATCAGATCTCGGACGCCATCCTCGACGCCATCCTGGATCAAGACAAGTACTCGCGTGTTGCAGCAGAAACGCTGTGCAACACCGGGCTCGTCGTGCTGGCCGGTGAAATCACCACCACCGCGAACGTCGATTACATCCAGGTCGCGCGCAATACGATCAAGCGCATCGGCTACGACAACACCGATTACGGTATCGACTACCGCGGCTGCGCGGTGTTGGTGGCGTACGACAAGCAATCGCCGGACATCGCCCAGGGCGTGGACCGTGCGCACGACAACAACCTCGATCAAGGCGCTGGGGACCAGGGCCTGATGTTCGGTTACGCGTGCGAAGAAACGCCGGAACTGATGCCGCTGCCGATCCACCTGTCGCACCGTCTGGTGGAGCGCCAGGCGAATCTGCGTCGCGACGGCCGTTTGCCGTGGCTGCGTCCGGATGCGAAGTCGCAGGTCACCGTGCGTTATGTCGACGGCAAGCCGCATGCGATCGACACCGTGGTGCTGTCCACGCAACATTCGCCGGACATCGATCTCGCGGTGCTGCGCGAAGCCGTGATCGAAGAAGTCATCAAGCCGACGCTGCCGGCTGAGCTGATCAAGGGCGACATCAAGTTCCTGGTGAACCCGACCGGCCGGTTCGTGATCGGCGGCCCGCAAGGCGATTGCGGTCTGACAGGCCGCAAGATCATCGTCGATACGTACGGCGGCGCGGCGCCGCACGGCGGCGGCGCATTCTCGGGCAAGGATCCGTCGAAGGTCGACCGTTCGGCAGCGTATGCCGGCCGTTATGTCGCGAAGAACATCGTGGCTGCCGGTTTGGCGTCGCGCTGCCTGATTCAGGTGTCGTACGCGATCGGCGTTGCCCAACCGACTTCGGTGATGGTCAACACGTTCGGCACGGGCCGCGTATCGGATGCAGTCATCACGAAGCTGGTGCTGGAGCATTTCGACCTGCGTCCGAAGGGCATCATCCAGATGCTCGACCTGCTGCGCCCGATCTACGAGAAGAGCGCGGCCTACGGTCACTTCGGCCGCGAAGAGCCGGAATTCACGTGGGAAGCCACGGACAAGGCGCTGGTGCTGGCCGAAGCCGCTGGCACGGAACCGGTCGCCGCGCTCGCTTAATCAGCGCACAGTCCGCTTCAGCAAAAAACCCCGCCGGCGGCGCGAGCCGAGCGGGGTTTTTTTATGACCTTCGAAGACGCTGGATCAGCGGCTCGCAAACGCGAACGCAAACCAGCCGGTGCTGCCGTTCGTCGACATACGGCGCGGCCGGCGGCTCGTGCTTTGCGGCGCTGCGACCGGTATATTGCGCGGTGCGGAGAGGCGCAGCGGCGTCGGTTTGCGCAGCAGCGTGCGCAGCGAAAAAACGGCGCGAACTGCCTTGCAGGCGCAGCGCGGAGAAGAAAGTGTGGAACCACGTGCGAATGCCATCCACCGCTTTGGCTTCGCGCCATTGTTCGCCTAATGCGCGAGTGCGCGTGGCATGGTGACGCAGCGCGCGCACGACATGGCGGCGCGCCGGACGCGCCGCTTTCAAGGCGGCGCGGGTAAGACGGGTGCTCAGGAGAGTATGCATGGCTTCACAAGTAGGCAACGTGTCGCGCGACGGGGGTGTCCGCCATAAAGAGCACCAAATGTGCCAATGACGGTGTCGCGATGGACGGCGCGAAAGCCCGGAATTCGGTGGAAAAGGGCACGGAGGACGGCGTAGGGGCCGGTCACAGCGGCGCGTGCGCGCCACAGAAGTGCGGGGAGTAGCGATCAACATGTGTGCAGGCTACACGCGATTCATGACGTCAGAAAGTCCGTTTTTACCCTGCGAATGCGGGTTTTTACGGATAAGTACGATGCGCACATTTGCGGGGTCGCGCCCTTTGCGGTCGATTTTCGTGCGTGCTTGCCCTGACAGCG
The sequence above is drawn from the Paraburkholderia sp. BL23I1N1 genome and encodes:
- the metK gene encoding methionine adenosyltransferase; this encodes MANDYLFTSESVSEGHPDKVADQISDAILDAILDQDKYSRVAAETLCNTGLVVLAGEITTTANVDYIQVARNTIKRIGYDNTDYGIDYRGCAVLVAYDKQSPDIAQGVDRAHDNNLDQGAGDQGLMFGYACEETPELMPLPIHLSHRLVERQANLRRDGRLPWLRPDAKSQVTVRYVDGKPHAIDTVVLSTQHSPDIDLAVLREAVIEEVIKPTLPAELIKGDIKFLVNPTGRFVIGGPQGDCGLTGRKIIVDTYGGAAPHGGGAFSGKDPSKVDRSAAYAGRYVAKNIVAAGLASRCLIQVSYAIGVAQPTSVMVNTFGTGRVSDAVITKLVLEHFDLRPKGIIQMLDLLRPIYEKSAAYGHFGREEPEFTWEATDKALVLAEAAGTEPVAALA